In Salvelinus sp. IW2-2015 linkage group LG3, ASM291031v2, whole genome shotgun sequence, the DNA window ATGGCATTGAGAAGCCTGCATTCCTGAGGTATGAATAGCCCAGGGTTAGCGCCTGGCTGAATTAAGACCAGACTCTGTGGTTTGGAAAGGCCCACCTTCAGAGAGcggacacacgcatacacatactgtgtacaaacacacacacacacgtcggcCATATTGTTAGAGGAGATACGGAACACACGCTCAGCCCAGCAAAAGTGAAGAAAGTATAACATTTGAGCctctgtgtgcacacacacatgtacgcacatgcgtgtgtctgactgtctgtgtaagtctatgcgcgtgactgtgtgtgtgtgcgcgtgtttccTGTGATCTGTATTTACCTCAGTCTTCGATATTGTTCTGTTTGTCGACCGTTGTTTGGGTGAGCTCAGTTCTATTTTGGCTGGGCTGTTATCATTGATTAGTCTGGACATGCTTCTCTCAGTCTCGATAATCGCCCACAGGGGTGGGGTCACGGCCTCTGATAGGATGAGCTCCAGCTCTGGGCTCGACAGCAGGGTAATCCAGGGGGGAGAACATGTCtctgtgtccgtctctctccatctctgactGTCTCCAGTTGTCATCAAcgtttcatccccctctctctacatctctcccttcgtctctctctcctctctcctttctctctctctcctttctctctctcagctccagaGGTTCTTGCTCAGAAGCCCTACAGTAAGGCAGTGGACTGCTGGTCCATCGGAGTCATTGCATACATCCTGTAAGTTTCTACAGTCTATTGTACAACTCCTACAGACATGCTATGTGTTCCCATACCCAATCAATGCCATGAGGGCATAATTCACAGCTTTATATTGAGGGCCTTGGTTTGGATCCTTCTAGAGTGCAGCTGCATTTCACAAGTTCGCACACACGTTTGACttattgtgcatgtgtgtgtgcgggcgtgtgtttgtctgtgtgcgtggatgtttgtgtgttttgtaatGGAGAATGACACAACATCatgcctctctctttcctttcatcaGAGCCAGATGTTGGTCTGCTACACTCTGCTCTGCTCAGTCACCATGTATGGACATAGTGCTTCTGAGGAGAAAAAACTGACTTTTCAACATGTCTCTTTTGTTTTTcacccctctgtctgtgtgtggacaACCTCTGAGTCAGAGGGCAGATttagctctgtgtgtgttccagctCTCGCTGACTGAGttccaggcgtgtgtgtgtgttttaggggtTAGAGTTCAGGGTTAGGGACAGGGAGAATAGGGGTTAGAGTTCAGGGTTAGGGACAGGGTGAATAGGGGTTAGAGTTCAGGGTTAGGGACAGGTGGTGCAAAGGGTTAGACGTCCAGGTAGGCGACAGTGACATAGCGTAGACGTGTCCCATTGTTAGGACATCGGTGATAGGCGTTTATAGTTCAGGCCTTAAGACGGAGGGTGAATAGCGGTTAAGTTCAGGGTTAGACAGGGTGCAATAGCGCGTCTAGAGTTCAGGCGTTAGGACAGGCCAAGTGACGAATAGGGGTAGATTACAAGGGTAGGACAGGCGTGAATAGGTTAGATCAGCGGTTAGGAACAGGTGAATAGGCGTTAGAGTCAGGGTTAAAGGACAGCGGCGTGAATAGGTGCGTCTAGAGGTCATTCTTCAGGGACGCAGAGTGAATAGGCGTAGACGCAGGTTAGGAACAGACGTTGACATAGGCCGTTCAGCAGCTGCAGGCGTTAGGACCAGCGTGACATAGCGGCGTTCAGAGCTTCAGGGTTAGCGGACAGGTGAACATAGGTTAGACGGTGCTTCCAGGCGCGTCACGACAGCGGGACTAGGGTTAGACTTCAAGGGTAGGACCAGGCTAGAATAGGGGTAGATTCAGGGAAGGGACAGGGCTGAATAGGGCCGTTAGATTCATTAGGACAGAGTAATAGGGTAGAGTTTCAGCACAGATCCGCCCTGTAGACGGACCCAGGAGTGAATAGGTTAGAGTTCAGGTTAGGGACAGGGTGAATAGGGTTAGAGTTCAGGTTAGGGACAGGGTGACATAGGGGTTAGAGTTCAGGGTTTAGGAGCAGGTGAATAGGGGTTAGAGTTCAGGTTAGCGGACAGGTGAATAGCGGGTTAGAGTTCAGGGTTAGGGACAGGGTGAATAGGAGGTCCAATAGGGAACCATAAAGGCTGtgcagagcgagagaaagatgtGTTACCTCCCGTCGTTAGAGCATCAGGGCAAATCTTTCTCATCCGCTGAAAACGTTCCTCATTtttgctcctctctcccctttgtgTTGTTCTTGGCTCTCGATGGTTTGTCCGCTCTGTGATGTGCAAAGCAGGCTCTGCCCTCtggttctctcctctcacccttctCCCCTTTCCCTGTTCTTTCTCCCGCCCAATAGCTCAGACACCCTTCTGTCTCTATTTTCACCTGTTTATCCATCTCTGTTCGTTTATTAGTAGTTTTATGTACAACTCTCCATGCTTACACAGTTGGATATAAGCGACACTATGTGTCCACTGGTCAttagaggggtgtgtgtggtgtgtgttgtgtgctgtgtgtgtgtgtggggtggtgtgctgtggtgcccgcagtgatgtgtgtgtgtgtgtgtgtgtgcgcactcctGTCACCTCTACTGTACACATGTGAGGGAGGAGAAATAAATGTCTGAGAAACAGCgttcacacagtcagtcagtccagctggTGGATTAAGCTGTGAATGTTTGTGTATATTCAATAAGTAGTCCTTTAACATCCTTGTGAATAGCCTAGGCAATGTTAAATTAGACAAAATATGTGTTTAGAGTTCAAGTAAATATATAAAATCCAAGAATATCCAGTTGTGGATGGTTGGGTTGAGGCCTGATGTTGGACCCCTTGATGTTTCCTCAGTGAGTTCCCAGTGATCAGTGAGCTACTCCCGTCTTGTCATTTAGCCATTAGCACCATTAGAACGGACCTCGTTAGCCGATTTCCGAGCGCCTCCACACAATCCGGCTCGGCATGCCTGGTTGGGTCTCTCCTCAGGTGTGAAGCGATCGCATCAGGTAATCGGGTGGAATAATCGCACCGGCTCCTGCGGAGGAATGGCGCGCAAGTCTTTAACCAAATGGGAAAGCACAAAAACAAAAAGCTCATTGCGGCCACATCAGGCAGAACAGCTTCTRGATGGAGAAAGGCATTTTAATGAGGTTCGATCATAATGGCGGCTCATGTTTTCTATGGAAATCGTTTTGCCACTTGAAGAAGTTCAATTAGTCCAGGATGAGGTtaggagagcagacagagaaaagGTTTAGGATACATTACATTCACCTTGTCAGTTTATTCTTATCAATTGAATAGTTGTTCAAGCATTTGTCTCATTCGTCATCATGTTATTCTATTATCATCTTAAAAGTAAACGATTCCCTGAAGTAGGAAGTGAATGCATgtgttaactttttttttttttttatgagctcacttcctgtctgtgtctgcaggttgTGTGGCTATCCTCCATTCTACGATGAGAATGACTCCAAGCTCTTTGAGCAGATCCTCAAAGCAGACTACGAGTTTGARGCACCATACTGGGACGACATATCTGATTCaggtaagctgtgtgtgtgtgtgcgtgtctaatGGAGTGAGGATCCCCTTCAGACAGAgcaccttcctcctcttcttcctcccgtCTGGCAAATATGGACACCACGCCACCATAGCTACTTTCTCTATGCTGTGGCGTCGTCCTCTTggaatttgtgtgtgtttttaagagGTCATCACAGACCAGATCTGAAAACCCTATATTCTCCAGTTTGGCGCCAGTCTAACCAGTAAACCATAAAACAACAGTAGTTATTACAGGAAGAGAGCGGAGGCTTCGTCCAGCTATTCGGTACACTGGCCAGGGAGTGTGGGAAACCATGTGCCTTGAACTGTTTACTGTTTGTGTATGTTGTGATGAGTGTGAGTTACTGTTCTCTAATGGTTTCCCACAGCCAAAGACTTTATCGGTAGTCTGATGGAGAAAGACCCGGCGAAGCGCTTCACCTGTGACCAGGCTCTCAGACACCCATGGtgagagacaacacacactgaTCATAaacgcgcacacactcacacacacacacacacacacacacacacacacacacacacacacacacacacacacacacacacacacacacacacacacactcatgtgggTATTATGGGATGTtgaagtggctgtgtgtgtgttcaggatcGCTGGGGACACGGCCCTCTGCAAGAACATCCATGAGTCTGTGAGCAGGCAGATCAGGAAAAACTTTGCCAAGAGCAAATGGAGGGTACGTTTGAATATATGGTAATAAATGTCTGAGTGTCATTCAAGTGTCCGAGTGTGTCTGAATGATTGCTTATTTAATGTAGTGTTTATAAATCATACACTggtctcttcctttctctcttcctccctcctcctctcctctcttcctccctctctcctctctctcctctctcttcctccctctctctcctccctctctcctctctctctctctctctctctcttcctccctctctctcttcctctcttcttctctcttgcgctctttcttctcttctctctcgctctcttcctctctctcgctctctttcttctctctcttcccctctcgctcctcctctctccgctctctcagcAAGCCTTCAATGCCACTGCAGTGGTGCGACACATGAGGAGACTGCAGTTGAGCAGCAGTATGGGCCASAGCATGGACAGCTCTCACCCTCACCCTCCTAACAGCCGGGCCGCACAGATGCAGAACCAAMGGAACCAGGCCAACCAGAACCWGGCCARCCAGACKCCCAACCAGACCCCTAGCCAGAGCTCTACTCAACCCTCTCCGAGTCCAAGCCAGACTCGGAGCCAGAACCCTAATGCAGCCATTATGAAGAGCTTTTCTGTGGACTCACCTCACAAGGACTGTAAGTGGACATGTATGCATCCACACACACCATGAACTAGTAAACACCAACTACCAGTTTGTTAGTTCTGACTGTGTGTTCATAGCTTCTGTTCTCCCCCCAGGTGCCCCAGCTACTCCCACCCCCTGCAGCCTGGCAACTGcagcctcctcttccccctccggGGGGACGGAGCTCACCCGGCCCCACCCCTCTACTGTTGCCACAGTACTAACAGAGACTAAGTGACGCCAGGTCCCGCGGGGGACCAGCTGGGAGGCTACGgcgctgtgagagagagagagagagcggggcgaAAACCGCACCCTCCCTTTCCTTACCGTACCCCTACTACCCCCTCCCAGCCTGCCCCCCGCCCTGCCCCTCCCTCATGCTGCATCTGGGAGGACTGGGAGAGCAGAGGACTTTAAACCCATTGCACCAATAACAACATGCCATACTCACCTTGGACATGCCCATTGTGTCGACTCTGTGGAACCACACCCACTCCGAGAGCATTACTGATTGGTTTACCTTTGAGTGTTTGTTTCTGTCAGAGACCATGATGAGTGAAGTGGGTGTGTTTTCAGAAGCTTCCGTCGGATTGGGCGTTGTCTATGTCAGTCAAACTCAATTTCCCTCTAGTTTTTCCTACATCTTCTATAAGGTTCTACTTGTGAGTTTTTAAaattctgtttattttctatatTTCATCCTCTGGGTTAACAGTTACCAACTGGATTCTTTTTCATTTCTATTTTCTTGCATTTTCTTTCCATGTTCATGTTGATTTCTTTTTGTTTGCGTCCATGTTTAAGACGTGCTTTAAAAGTACCATAAGACTGTTGAGTGATGTTTCATGAGTAAGCGCTTTATCTATTTGCACATGAGGTTTGGACGCAGTTTCAGACGTAGATAATGTGTGTACAGCCACCAAGTTAGACAACTCATCTACGGGAATTTATCAGACAGAGAATAGAGAATGTAAACAGTTTTAAAATACCCAAAATTGGGTCAGAGCATTGTACAACATCTTTGTTAAGGGAAACATGCACTATGTTTAATTATTGTCTTACTTTAGAAGACTTTCATAACGACCACCCAATAGGGGacgcatatacagtatattatgaaaCGCACTGCAGGTTTAGGATAGAGTTGGAGAGTGCTGTTAGTTTTAACCATCACCAGTTACATGTGGGGTTTCCCACCCTAAAGATCAGGGGCTACAGGTGGAAAACCAGGCACTTCCAAATGGGCCTCAGAAAAAGCCCATGTAGAAGAGCAGCCatttctgtagtgtagtgtaagcaTGGGAACCCCTGACCTACAGTATCAGTTTCCCACGATCCAAGATGGTGGAGCTGTTGTCTCTACCCCCATCCCTTttacaaagccatgacctcaccACAAGAGCCATCATCatcatgatgacatcatcaaccgGGCACCCAGTACACAAGTTCTCAGGGATTTGGACTGGGCGCCGTGGTGACCCTTGTTGCTGTAGAAACCGCTCGCGAGCACAGATTTGTCTACAGAGTGTCCCGTGGTCTGCCTCTGTTAAATGCAAGTCCAACGATCCCTTTATGTCATTGTAATGTCTAGCCAAAGCACTGTTGAAACAGAGAATATGTGGACACACTGATTATACCTGATTTAAACACTGATGGTTAGCTATGAGCTAGACCTTTAACCCTGGCCGATCCCCACTGGGAAATGGATTGTTTTGAAACGAAGGGCTGAACTCTGAAAATCTGGAGAAAGATGACAAgatgttttctatttttctcccccttgccttctcctttcctctctgtgccacccctccctccctctctttttctttctagtTTCTTTAAGACCAGTTCACTGTATACTGTAGAAGTTTCACCCAACACTGGGACTGTTACGCTCACGACACCAGGGTCCCCTAACCAGACTATGGCCAGACACAGcatgcatatagcctacatatagGGGTCATAATGCAGTATTATTACGTGGCTTCGTGGTGCTGGGTCAACCATCATTAAGAGTGATGTCATGGACTGGATTCTTTTAGGGGTGGGTAGACTTTACTTTAGGggtctgttttgtttatttattttttatcgagGCAAGCATTTTGTTTTCTGATATGAAAGAATATATTTGTTGGAAATGTCTTGTAAATAAGTTGTGAATGATAATTTTTAAGATAACCTTTGCGAATGTTGTGCAGTGCCGACGTGGGGGTGGGTTGATTGTATTTTCTTTGGAATGTTTAATGTGTTTTAAATGAGCTACAgcccccctcacccctccatccCACACCATACTGGGCTTTGATACCACGATATTCAGAGCATACTGTACCAAACACTCAGTAACTGCCATCTACAGAGTTACCATGGAGATAACGCCATCAGCATTCTAAACAATatctgataaaataaataaaaatgaaatgtaaaagtAAACTCAGGCTTTAGTTTGCAATGTGTGTAAACGTTGAAGCTTTGACTGATACGACATCCACTGTTATGGAgctgtgcttttttttttacacgtatCTGCCGAAGTCATCGGTCGTCCACTTTACCCCCTTGCTCACTGACACTACGGCAACAGGCATCACAACACACCTAAACACATGCCCATGATCAACTGtcatgagaaaaaaatatcccaCAATGCATCACAACGTTTTTCTAAAGATGAAATGCAAAGCATGTTGAAAAGTGCTTAAAGAAATCCAACTCCACAAGTGTTTGCATTAACTTTATATGCCATTGTATGATGTGTGTATCTATATCTAAAGAAGAAGATCAATGTGTCCATAGAGAGCAGAGTATTGTTGGGGACCACTGCATCTCCCTGTGGGTTCCTGTGAGGTCCAGAGCCTGGGGAATGGGCCATATTTACTCTGCATGTGACCAAAACAAATCTCCATCTTGTGTGGCGGTCTCTCACTAACGACTCCTGGTAGATGTTccccttaaccacagatctaggatcagaataCCCTCCATCAATCTAAAGCTTAACCATTAGATACTAACTTAAACATAGATCTCGGATCAAAATATCCTCCCTAAATCTGAACCTTAATCAATAGATACTTAAAACCGTAGATCTAGGATCAGCACATCCTCCTTCGATCTGAACCTAAACCATTAGGGGGATGAGAAAATATCTTGCCCTGTATCAGTGGTAAGGGGCAACTTTCGTACTACTTCGTTAAGCAGACACCTCCTTCCATTTTGTGTGGCAGAGTGAGTTGCCCTGCCACTCTTATTGTGCTGTGATGACCTTCTGTTATGGGGCTTGTATATCCGATGCCTTCGACAATCATGTGCACATATCAGTTACCATGACAACGACAGAAGCCAGAATTactgatttgtttgtttttttctctcctgaaaTAAACCCTGAACGATCATAAAGCAACCGtctccgtgtgtctgtgtgtgcagggaTTGCTACACTTTAAGCCATTCAAAGTTTGTTTTTGCACTTAGATTGATTTCCACTTCTAATTGGTTTGTTTGCTGACCCCTGACCATTTTCCTTTCGACCAGAGAAAGATTAGAAAGGAGTCGTGTCCCTCCATAACCCTTCCATACACACACCCTGACTTCAAACAGACGACGCACACCCCGGATGCTCAACAGACATcagacacatttgacagacgTTTAGCAGATGTAGGGCCAGATGTTACTCTCACACACCCACTTCAGGTCCAGCTATGACCCTGTGTGTCTGAGTGAATGTGAAGACCCTGATCTACATGCTCACAAAACATTCCACGAACAATTGCCTCAGGCATCAAAGTTGTTTTCCCAATACACATTATTTCTAATTGTATAGCAAATTACTGTTAATTCACTAATATATTTAGAACTAGCCACTTATAGCCAAGTGTGATTGTAATTGTTTTTTCCATTGTTGAGCTGCTCCTGGGTTAAGGTATGATAGTAATTACAGATAAGTGCTGTTGGGACTTAATTGGTGAAAGTGGTCTGAGATTGCCCTGAAGTTCTTCTGGCACTGGGGGCCATTTCAAACTGCAGCCACATTAAGCACCCCTCATACTCACTCCCAGCACGTCagcctctgtcctctctcacagTTATTGACCTTTGAACCTGTACAATGGATCTGGACTCTGAGTTGTGTGCAAATTCCTCCCCATTCTTCTTGTTTACATCATCCCCCCCGCTCTCTCCGTCTGTCGTGTGCTCAGGGCTGGCCAGAGGAATGCTCAGGGAGATCATTCTCTCATACACGTTAACAAACtcaaagcaacacacacacttagacacacGCACAATATAACATTCTCAGAGCGAGTTGAGCCACTCAGTGGGAGTAAGTGTGGGTGGGGGGGCTGCTGTTGTTGGACGAGTGGTCATGGTGTGGGTGGATAGTTGACCGAGGTTTGGGGTTCACTGATCCTTTTGCCTTTTAAagtgtttccctccctctctctctcctctgtacccAGATACACagcctctcatccctccctctctctcctacgtAGGCTCCATAGGGGGCCTACAATGGATGGGATATACTGAAACGGCAGCCAGAAcgatctttctctccttcctcgttCTCCTGCTTTTCCTACTCCATCACGTCTTCCTGTCTTGCTTTTTCACCTCCTCATTCTTTCCCTCATTCTTCTCTGTCACTTCCCTCATCTCTGGTTTCTAGAACATGGCGGGCAGCAGGTCCACCTGATTAACTGTAGATGGATCTAAACTGGTATGCAGGTGACGATCTGTGAAACGTATTACTCTGTTGATTAATTTTGctgtcactctctcctctccatattcTCTGTCTCTAAGGCGTTGGTGTTTTTCTCAGGGCCAGTCCAGAGACTAATAGAGCATCAATAAGATCAACAGTGATCCAGGGGTTATTTGAAGGCAGaatgaaataaatatttcaataaagtcctgctgtctctccctctctcctgcccagAAAAGCACATAAGCACATTCCATTCTGCTCTGTGTCCCTAGCATAGACTGTCAGACTATAGAAGAGTGGGGGatctgtgtttgtgcatgtgtgtgtatgcgtgtcgaGTGTGTTGTCCCCTACAGTTGCAGGTATTTGTTTTCCTCTGCTCATAGACCCAGATGAAGTTTGAGGTTGTAGGGGTCTTCGTGATGAGGTTCAAGTCTTAGGACACAAACTCCAgcaaaggaggaggggagaaaagactgtgtgtgtgtgtgtgtctctctctgtgggggTGGCACATCTGGCTTTATCCCGCAGTGCCTGGAGCAGAGAGGGAAACCCATTAAGAAGAGCCCATAACAGCAACccacaactctctctctttctcttcctccactctctcttttctttacctctctctttacCTAGAATGTAATTTTAGTTGGTGTGTTTAGTTTGTTTGGCCAAAAACAACAGATTGTGTAATCTGGAAATAAAACACCCAAGCGTTAGTAATGCCTGATTAGAGTTTATATGCAGCTTCAGTAATACATTCATATATAATGATCCCAATGCCTCATGGACATACTCTTTGGTGGTGTTGACACTAGGAcagcaacagacaaacacatgGAACAAATGCCCACAGACCTACCAGAAAGTAACCTCACTTTCTTCATTCACTCTAGTCATTCACTCATCATATACTCACTCTAAATTCATTTCATCTGTCTATCCATCAGCTGTATGATAGTGCTGTATGATAGTGCTGACAGTGCTGTGTATTAATAGGAACtatacaatatctctctcattctctctagtCATTCACTAATACTAATTC includes these proteins:
- the LOC111949825 gene encoding calcium/calmodulin-dependent protein kinase type 1D, translated to MGIRGEEQPLRLLLHRLSTQVSGGELFDRIVEKGFYTEKDASTLIRQVLDAVEYLHKLGIVHRDLKPENLLYFNPQDESKIMISDFGLSKMEGSGDVMSTACGTPGYVAPEVLAQKPYSKAVDCWSIGVIAYILLCGYPPFYDENDSKLFEQILKADYEFEAPYWDDISDSAKDFIGSLMEKDPAKRFTCDQALRHPWIAGDTALCKNIHESVSRQIRKNFAKSKWRQAFNATAVVRHMRRLQLSSSMGXSMDSSHPHPPNSRAAQMQNQRNQANQNXAXQTPNQTPSQSSTQPSPSPSQTRSQNPNAAIMKSFSVDSPHKDCAPATPTPCSLATAASSSPSGGTELTRPHPSTVATVLTETK